In Streptomyces sp. SID8374, one genomic interval encodes:
- a CDS encoding ATP-binding SpoIIE family protein phosphatase, translating into MGAMTSLRVLDCEDTAWFRADPEMPSAARGAAATLARRIGLEGYRASEVALAVTEAATNLQRHATDGALLLRVLRTPDRAGVEFVTVDTGPGMADVEAALADGASTAGTLGIGLGAVARLADVFDIHSVPGRGTVMAAQFWAREAVAEPVGREPSVASGLTRPISGETTCGDAWAVRVDPGTDHDPRSGATASGSSPEPAVLVMLCDGLGHGPLAALAGEAAVKAFRGSTARHPEGLLRDIHTALRGTRGGAVAVARIEPGAQRILYCGIGNVSGVLLGPDSRNGLLSAPGIVGQQMRSLRTFELPLKPGGALVMHSDGLTERWKADDIPGLLRHTPAVMAGQLLREAGVRRDDAGIVVVKGAW; encoded by the coding sequence GCGCCGGATCGGACTGGAGGGGTACCGGGCCTCGGAGGTGGCGCTGGCCGTCACCGAGGCCGCCACCAACCTCCAGCGGCACGCGACGGACGGGGCGCTGCTGCTGCGGGTGCTGCGGACCCCGGACCGGGCGGGCGTCGAGTTCGTCACCGTGGACACCGGCCCCGGGATGGCCGATGTGGAGGCCGCCCTCGCGGACGGCGCGTCCACCGCGGGGACGCTCGGCATCGGGCTCGGGGCGGTCGCCCGGCTCGCCGACGTCTTCGACATCCACTCGGTGCCGGGGCGGGGCACGGTCATGGCCGCCCAGTTCTGGGCCCGTGAGGCCGTGGCGGAGCCGGTCGGCCGGGAGCCCTCCGTGGCCTCCGGCCTGACCCGGCCCATCAGCGGCGAGACGACGTGCGGTGACGCCTGGGCGGTACGCGTGGACCCGGGCACCGACCACGATCCGCGCTCCGGCGCCACCGCGTCCGGCTCCTCACCGGAGCCGGCGGTCCTGGTCATGCTCTGCGACGGGCTGGGCCACGGTCCGCTGGCCGCGCTCGCCGGTGAGGCCGCGGTCAAGGCGTTCCGGGGGAGCACGGCGCGCCACCCGGAGGGCCTGCTGCGCGACATCCACACGGCGCTGCGCGGCACCCGGGGCGGCGCCGTGGCGGTGGCCCGGATCGAACCCGGCGCGCAGCGCATCCTCTACTGCGGCATCGGCAACGTCAGCGGCGTCCTGCTCGGCCCCGACTCCCGTAACGGGCTGCTCTCGGCGCCGGGCATCGTCGGCCAGCAGATGCGGAGCCTGCGGACGTTCGAGCTGCCGCTGAAGCCGGGCGGGGCGCTGGTCATGCACTCCGACGGGCTGACCGAGCGGTGGAAGGCGGACGACATACCCGGGCTGCTCCGGCACACCCCGGCCGTCATGGCGGGCCAGCTGCTGCGTGAGGCCGGTGTCCGCCGGGACGACGCCGGCATCGTGGTCGTCAAGGGGGCCTGGTGA